Genomic segment of Candidatus Methanosuratincola sp.:
CCGGGGGTACCCCAAGTGGGTTACGACCCAAGAGCTTTCGGATTACATCAACGAGAGGCTTAAAAAGCGGAGGAGGAGCGCGGCCTATGCCGTAATCAAGGACTACCTCATGCCGCTCGGAATACTCGAGTACAGGATCTCGGAATCTAAGTACGTCATAAGCAGGGATTTTGCGGGTGCGCTCAAGAGGCTCGCGGACGCATACACGAAATGGACCGCATAATATATAACGCTGTTATAACATAGGGTTAAGGGGGAAGCAGATGTCGGACAGAGAGAACCCCAAGTGGGCAGGGATAGGCTCCAAGTTTGCCCACCTCACGGCAGCCCACCCTTGCTTTGGCGTGAAGGCTCACTTCACAGCCGCAAGAATACACCTCCCAATAGCGCCGAGGTGTAACATCCAGTGTAGATACTGCGTGAGGAAGCTCGACAAGTGTGAGCAGAAGCCAGGTGTTGCGGCATGCATAATGGACGACGAGACGGCATTCAAGAGGCTTGAAGCAGAGCTGAAGAGCAACCCAAACCTGAGGGTCGTCGGAATAGCCGGACCTGGGGATCCGCTCGAGAACGAGGCAACTTACAGGGTGCTCGAGCGGGTAAAGGAAAGCCACCCCGATCTCATATTATGCCTCTCAACGAACGGTCTGCTGCTCGAGGATGTCGCATGGAAGCTGAAGGAGGCTGGTGTCAGTACCGTAACAGTCACGATAAATGCCGTTGACCCTTCAGTGGGATCAAAGATCTATGAGTGGGTGAGGTATAACGGGAAGAAGCTTGAAGGCACAGAGGGCGCGGAGCTGCTGATACGGAAGCAGTTTAAGGGGATCGAAGAGCTTGTGAAGAGAGGGATAGTCGTCAGGATAAACACAGTCCTGATACCGGGGGTCAACGATGACCAGATACCGCGCATCGCAGAGGAGGCCTCGAAGAGGGGCGCCAGCCTCATGAACATAATACCGCTCATACCGCAGCATGGCTTCAAGGACTATAGGAGGCCGACATGCGAGGAGCTCAATGAGGCGAGGAGTGCCGCGGAAAAGTACCTCCCGCAATTCAGACTATGCCGGCAGTGCAGGGCAGACGCGGCAGGCATCCCTGGGAGGGAAAAGGGGGCCGGCACGACCTCGGAGTACTTTCACGGATGAATATTCACTTGGTGTTTATCAGCGATCGTATGTCCTCTGCCCGCATGAACCGGTCCCTGCCGTGGTGCCTGACCCTCATGGAAAAGCTCTTTGGCACAATAATCGAAGTCGACTGGGAGATCGGAACCTCGACATGGACTTCTTGCGTGCTGCTCAGGGGCCTGTGTTCAAGATCAACAATCTCACCCACCGAGGGTATGATTATTTCACCAGTGTGTTGCTTGACCGACTCTGCGAGGGCGTTGAGGCTCTCCTCGTCGCCATGGACTAGCACGAGTCTCTCGGGCTTGATCCTAGATATATAGTTGCACAGCTCGTTGTGCATAGCATGGGCAGATATATCAAAGTGGGCCACCTTGCAGCGGACATCGACTTCCTTCGACTCCTTCGATATCATGTCACGGAGGGTAAAGTTCCTGACACCTGACATGAGCTGGTGGCCAGTAGTCCCTTCCTCCATATGACCGCACAGGGCAATCAAATTCTTCTCGCCCGGCGCCATCTTTATCATATGCCAGACGCTCCATCCACCTCTCAGCATCCCGGATGGTGCAAGCACTATGCACGCACAGTCCCTCTCGTAGAGGCGTTTCCTTTCAGTAATGCTCTTGAAGGTTCGGAGGGCCTCCCACCGGAACGGGTTGATGTTGTTGAATAGATAGGCGCGCCTGACCTTGTCGTCCATGTAGATCAGGAACTGCTCATATATCCTGAGCGTCTCAATTGCCATGCCTTCCAAGTAGACCTCTACGTTCGGGATTTTGTTCCAGCTGTCCTTTAGAATCTTTAGGATCTCCTGCGCCTTCCCCACAGAGAATGTCGGGATCAGGATCTTCCCGCCGGACTCTATCGTCGACCTCACGGATTCGATGAAGTCCTTGCTCGTCTCCTCCCTGCTCTTTCTGTTCTTCCCACCATAGGTTCCCTCGCATATCAGCACGTCTGGGTAGACCAAGTCCTCAGTGCGCCAGTACCTGAGGTGGTTGGATGAGGTCCCCAGGTCTCCCGAGTATACGAGTCTGAATCCCCTGTACATTATCTCAGTCATCGTTGACCCCAGTATGTGCCCCGCATTGTGGAAGTTCACGCTTATCGAGTCGAGCTTGAAGACCTCGTGGTAGGTCGTCGGGACCGCAAGCTTGTTCAGCACCTGATGCATCTCCTTGGAGGACCATAAGCGATCCTCCCTAGCCCACTCCCTTTCCATTATTGACAGCTCATCCTGCCAGAGGAGCTTGACGAGCGCAAGCGTGGGTAGGGTCATGAACACCTTGCCCTTGAAGCCGCTCCTCACCAGCGCAGGTATTGCTCCGGTGTGATCAAGGTGCGCATGGGAAACGAATAAAGCGTCCAAATTCCCTATGTCAGTCCCCGAAAAATCCGGCAACGCATTTGGCCCTGTTGCAGCAGGGTCTATACCGCAGTCGAGGAGAAAGTGGTGGTTATTCACGTCTAGGCGTATGCACGAGCGTCCTACCTCGCGTCCTGCTCCTAGCAGCCTCAGCTGGGGCATCACGAGAAACCTCAATATCCGATAATGGTTGTATTTCAATCTTTTTAAAGATTTTTATCTAAAAATCCTGAGGCGCACCCTTCGCTGAAGGAACGTAAGCATAAATATGCCCTCACGGATACCCTTTTTGAAGCGAAATAAGGGGGATCGTAAAAGATTGTCAGCAGTTCCAATCGAAATAACAGACGAGGATTTTGATGGTTTCATTGACGGGAACGCGATTGCTGTTGTGGAGTTCTGGGATCCCTGGTGCAGCATCTGCAGCGAGATGGCGCCGGTGTACGAAGAGCTGGCGAGGAAGTACGCAGGCAAGGCGGCTTTTGCAAAGCTTAACATGAGGGAGAACAGGAAGAAGCCGGATGATTATGAAGTCTATGTCACGCCTACATTCATCTTCTTCAGGAACGGCAGGGAAGTCCACAGACTGGGGGGGCTGATGGAGCCGGAGAAGCTCGAGGAAGACATTAAAGAACGGCTGCTCGGTCGATGAACGGAGATAGTGGCTTAAGATGATAAGGGCTGTTGCCACCGATGTGGACGGGACGATCACAGACGACAACTCGATAATTGAGATCGAGGCGATTGAGGCGATAAGAAAGCTTGAGGGGAGGGGGATAAGGGTCATCCTCTGCTCGGGCAACGCGCTCTGCATACTGAAGGCCCTCTCTAGGTACATCGGTTGCAATGGACCGACGGTAGCAGAGAATGGGGGCGTCGTTGAATATAGAGGGAAGATAAAGATCCTTGGCGAGAGGGGGCTCGGCAGGAAGGCGGTTGATCACCTCAAGGCAGTATACGGTGACGTGATAAGGGAAGCCTGGTCAAACCCTCATAGGTACGTGGATGCCGCGATAATGAGAACGATCGATTACTCAAAAGTTGTGTCGGAGGTTAACAAATTCGAAGGGATCAAGGTAATTGACAGCGGGTTCGCATACCACATTCTTGACAAGAGGGTCGACAAGGGCATCGGTCTCCTCGAGGCACTCAAGTGGGCAGGGATCAGCAGGGAAGAGGTGGCAGGTGTGGGGGACAGCTCGACTGACGCGGAGCTGCTTCGCGCCGCAAGGGTTAGGTGCGTCGTCGCCAACGGGGACGAGTCGATCAAGAAGGAAGCCGACTACGTATCCAAGTCCCCATTCGGGAAAGGGTTCGCCGAGATAACAGATGCTATCCTTTCAGGAAAGATCGGGATCCCCTGAAGGGTGAATCTCTTGGAGCGGAATTCCGAGGGCAGGGAGATCGGGGAGCTTTACGACAGGATTGCAGACGACTTTGCGAGGACCCGTAGGAGGGCTTGGCCTTCGATACTGGGGCTGAGGGGAGGGAGAGGGATGGCGCTCGACCTCGGCTGCGGCACAGGGAGAAATGCGGCTGTGTTGGCATCATTCGGGTATCACGTTGTCGCTGCAGACTTGTCGATCGGGATGCTCAGGTCTTTGAGGAAGAGCTTCGCCGGGCGGGGAATGGAAGCGGTCAGGTGCGACGCGCTCTACCTCCCATTCAGGGAGGGTTCCTTCGACGCTGTAGCGCTCGTGGCGGTGATACACCACATAAGGGGGAGGGGGAACAGGCTGAAAGCAATGGCGGAGATCAGGAGGGTGACCAGATCGGGGGGGCGGGTCCTCGTCACGGCCTGGTCAATGATCCAAGCCAGGTTTCTGAGAAGGTGCATCGGGATCATCTCCAATCCGCTGAGGGGAGGGGAACTGGGCGATCTGGTTGTCCCTTGGGGTAGAAAGGGAGGAAGGTTTTACCACCTCTTCACAAAGCAGGAATTGGAGAAGACGGTCAGGGGTTCTGGCTTGAGGGTAATCAAGTCATATGGTGAGAGGATAAGGGGCAGACTCCCGGAGAACTGGGTAGTGCTCGCCGAGAAGGTTTGAAAGCGATGGAACAGGCAAATGAAGGATCCCTGGAAGGGAGGGTTGCAAGGAGAATCATAGAAGAGCTCAAGGGAGGCAAACCAGGAAAGGACGCGCTGGCCGTTCTGAAGTACAGGATCTGCAAAGAGGAGGGGCTAACGAAGGTCCTGAAGGACCACGAGGTTGCGCGGTACCTCAGGGGTGACGAGGGCTGGCTGCGCGAGCTGCTCAGAGGTAAAAGTGTGAGGGGCGCGTCGGGAATCTATACGGTGGCTGTGATGACGAAGCCCTCGAAGTGCCCAAAGGAAAAGCCGTGCCTTTACTGCCCCGGCGGGGTCGATTCGGGGACGCCTCAGAGCTACCTCGGAAGGGAGCCTGCGCTGATGCGCGGCCTTCAGACCGGTTTTGATCCTTACATCCAGGTGAGGTACAGGATAGGGCAGTACGAGGCGATCGGGCACATCCCATCTAAAATCCATCTCATCATAATGGGGGGCACCTTCCCAGCTGCAGATCTCGAGTACCAGGAGTGGTTCATCACCAGGTGCTTCCAGGCTATGAACGATTACCCCAAGGAGAAAGGCTGGAGGTGGCAGTACCTCGAGCGCGCCATGGAGGAGAACGAGCTCGCGGGCATCAGGTGCACCGGGATCACGCTCGAAACGAGGCCGGACTGGGCAGGCGAGGGCCAGACTGACAGGATGATAAGCCTCGGGGCTACGCTCGTGGAGATCGGGGTCCAGGCTTTGGACGACAGGGTACTTCAGCTCGTAAACAGGGGCCACTGCGTCGACGATGTGGTATCGGCGACCAGGACCCTCAGGGATTCTGGGCTGAAGGTCGGATACCACATGATGCCTGGCCTGCCTGGGAGGGGGGCAGACGGAGATCTTGAGGACCTGGAAAGGATATTTGAGGACCCTGATTTCAGACCTGACTACCTCAAGATCTATCCCACCCTTGTGATCGAGGGGACTGGGCTCTACGAGCTCTGGAAGGGGGGGCAATACAAGGCGATGGAGATCGAAGAGGCGGCGGAACTGATAGAGAGAGCATCAGAGCACTTCCCCGAATGGGTCAGGGTCTCCAGGATCCAGAGGGACGTCCCGGCAGACATAATTGTGGACGGGGTGAAGGCGAGCAACCTGAGGGAGCTCGTTGAGAAAAGGCTCTCCCGGGACGGCAGAAGGTGCAGGTGCATAAGGTGCCGGGAGATAGGGATCGCAGAGGCGAGGGGGCGCAGGGTGTGCAGCCTCGACCCGAAGATCAGAGTCGCGACATACGAGGCAGGAGGGGGGCAGGAAGAGTTCATCTCGGTCGTTGACGCTAGGAATGACCTGCTGATCGGCTTTCTAAGGCTCAGGATACCGTCCGAACGTGCCCACAGGAAGGAAGTTGAGGGCGCCGCCGTCGTCAGGGAGCTCCACGTCTATGGGAAGCAGATACCAGTCGGCAAGAGGGAAGAGGGAGGCTTCCAGCACCAAGGGTGGGGCACAGATCTCCTCAGGAGGGCGGAGGAGATCGCGTCGGATAAGTATGACCGCAAGAGGATCGTCGTCCTTCCAGGCGCAGGCGTAAGGGAGTATTATCGGAAGAGGGGTTATTCGAGGGTCAGTTCATCGCCGTTCATGGTGAAAGAGCTGGGCTAAGCTAGGCTTGGCTAGGCTAAGCCGAGAACGAAGGGTGATTCGCCCTTATCTCCGCCCTGATCGATTCAGCCTTGCGCAATACCGAGGGCAGCGATGTCGAAGGGTCGGGCCTACAAACTGGGGCTTTCCCCGAGATCGCCGCGTACTCGACAGCCCAGCAATCTGCCGCGGCCTCAGGGTTGTAACCGCCCCCGCCTACCAGTACGAGCCTCCCCCTGCAGGCCCTGTGCGAGAAGTCATGCAACATTTCGATCACCCTGAGGTACCCGTGAAGGGTGAAGGACAGACTCGCCAAGGGGTCGCCCTTCAGTCCGTCCGCTCCGCACTGGACGATCAAGAATTCAGGCTTCTTCTCCTCGAGGAGTGGCATAGCGAATTCCTCGAACAGAGACAGCAGGAGGTCGTCGGCGGATCCCGGAGGGAGGGGGATGTTAAGCTTTGTACCCCTGGCTTCCCCTGAGCCCGACTCTAGGTGGCTGCCAGTCCATGGGAAGAGGGTCCTCCCGTCTTGATGGACGTCGACATTGATAACACCTGGATCCGAGTAGAAGCCGTACATCACACCGTCCCCGTGGTGTGCATCGAGGTCTATGTAGGCGACCCTCCCCAGGAGCCCCCTCAGCCGCGCCAATGCGACCGCGCAGTCGTTCATTATGCAGAAGCCGGAGGCGTTGCCCCTGCCTGCATGGTGGAGTCCCCCGGCAAAGCTTACGGCGTGAGCGTATTCGCCCCCGAGCACCATTTCGACCGCGCGCAAGGTGGCACCAACCACGATGAGAGAGGCTTCGTAGCACCCCTTGAATGCAGGCGTGTCGCCCCCGTCCAGAAATCCGGTGCCCGCCGCGGAAAAACGTTTGACCAGATCTAGATATCCGGGCTCATGGAAGAGCTCAGCTTCGCTCCGAGTGGCATCCCTTGGAGGTTCGACATGGAGGTCCTGGAATGAGCGTGAAAGGAGATCCTTTGCCATCTTCACCCTATGGATCTTGAAAGGGTGATCTCTTCCGAAATCATACTTCAGGACGGAGTCGTCGTATATGAAGGCGGCACCATCTACCAACTTGATCACTGGATTTTTGAATCATTCAGCTTATTAACGTAATCGTTGCCCGCGCAACGGAAAACCACCAATGGAGATTCCGTCCTACAGCGGGGCAATCATCAATGCCAGGTTGCCTGCCTTTTTACGGAAAATTTTATATTGTTTCATCATAGAGACTCATAAAGGTTTATTAAATGACCGAAGTCATTCCAGACGTATCATCAATAAGTTCAGGGTTCATTGCGGATCTCGTGAGCGCCGGCAAGATCGAAAAGGGCATCGTGATCCCCGGGGCGGTCCTGAACGCAATAAGGAAGAGTTCTGAGAAGGGCGATCTCATCGCCCTCGAGGAGCTCGAGAAGCTGAAGAACTGCGCGGAGAGCATAGGTGTAAAGATCCAAGTGGAGAAGTGGGAAAGGCTGGGAGAGGACCCGGACGAGTCCGTCCTGAGGCTCGCGATGGAGAAGGGCTACACGATCGTCACTTCAAACGAAAACCTTGCCAAGACAGCAGAGTCGGTCGGGCTCAGCGTGATAAAGGGAAGGACGCACATTGCCGGCGAGCCACTCTTCCTGAGGTTCTTCGACAAGGACACGATGTCGGTCCACCTAAAGGAGGGGATCCAGCCGAGGGCAAAGGTAGGCAAGCCCGGCAGGTGGAAGCTCATCGAGATCGGGAAGGAGCCGATGAGCAAGACCGAACTCGAGAAGATAATCCAGGACATCCACGAGAGGGCAGAGGCAGGCGAGGGCTTCCTTGAGGTGAAGAGGGAGGGTTCGCACATACTCATGGTTAAGGACAGCAGGGTGATCATCACTTTCCCGCCCTTCTCGGACAGGCTCGAGGTCACAATAACCAAGAAGGTGGCTGAGCTCGAGATCGAGGACTACCACCTCCCGGAGAAGCTCCTGAACAGGTTCAAGGAGAGGGCCGAGGGGATACTGATCTCCGGCGCCCCAGGCATGGGGAAGACGACTTTTGCTCAAGCACTTGCAAAGTTCTACCTGAGGGAGAACAAGATCATAAAGACCATCGAGTCCCCCCGGGACCTGAGCCTCCCGAAGCTGGCAACCGAGTACTCGAAGACCCACTCTTCCTCGGAGGAGCTGCACGATGTCCTCCTTCTGAGCAGGCCGGACTATACTTTCTTCGATGAGATGAGGGACACCGAGGACTTTAAGATCTTCACCGACCTAAGGCTTGCTGGTGTTGGGATGGTGGGGGTCATACACGCCACCTCCCCGATCGACTCGATCCAGAGATTCATCGGGAGGGTCGAGCTCGGCGTGATACCGTCGGTGATCGACACTGTCATATTCATCAACAACGGCAATGTCGAGAGGGTCTACGACCTTGAGACCAGCGTGAAAATACCACACGGGTTGACCGAGTCGGACCTGACGCGGCCGGTAGTCCTTGTCAGGAACTTCCTCGACGGGGAGGTCGAATACGAGCTGTACGTGTTTGGAGAGAGGACTTTTGTAGTCCCGGTGAAGCGGCGCGAGGCCAAGGGCACTCCGTCAATGAGGCCCATAATCAGCCGGGTTTTAGGCAAGTACATCGACATGGAGGAGGTTGAGATCGAGACCGGGGAGGGAGAAGTCAGGGTAATCGTCCCCCCTGAGAGGATATCGATGGTAGCCAGAAAAACCAGGAAGAAGCTCCAGAAGATCGAGGAGAAGCTGGGCACAAAGATCATTCTCAAGCCAAGGTAACGAGGAGGATACGCCCTTGAGGAAGAGTGCTATCCTTGAGGCGGTGGAGGGACTTGTGGGAGCCGAAGACCTGCGCAGGGCCATCAAGGGAGTTGACATCATAGGGAGGATAGCAGTAATCAAGATACCGCGGGAGTGGCACAGGATCAAGCACCAAGTCGGGGAGAAGGTTCTCGCGAGGCTAGGCGTGGACTCGGTCTACATGCAGACCACGCCTGCCCGAAGAGGCGACAGGGTGAGGGGGTTGGAGTGGCTGGCTGGAAAGAGGTCTACGGAGACGATTTACTCGGAGCACGGGTGCAAATTTTTTGTCGACATCGACAAGGTCTATTTCTCACCGAGGCTCTCAAACGAGAGGAGGAGGGTTGCAGATCTCGTAGTGGAGGGCGAGACCATTGTGAATATGTTCGCGGGAGTCGGAACCTTCTCGATAATCATAGCAAAGACCAGAGGGGCAAGGGTCTTCTCAATCGACAACAACCCGAACGCATTTGAACTGATGGTTGAGAATGTCGCGCTGAACAGGCTAAACGGGATGGT
This window contains:
- a CDS encoding class I SAM-dependent methyltransferase family protein codes for the protein MRKSAILEAVEGLVGAEDLRRAIKGVDIIGRIAVIKIPREWHRIKHQVGEKVLARLGVDSVYMQTTPARRGDRVRGLEWLAGKRSTETIYSEHGCKFFVDIDKVYFSPRLSNERRRVADLVVEGETIVNMFAGVGTFSIIIAKTRGARVFSIDNNPNAFELMVENVALNRLNGMVIPILADARVAAEDLGQIADRVLMPLPELAEAYLGDAVRMLGSQGWIHVYTHEEGGCEVEAVESAKSRMLKSAAQFAEVAYCEGKVVRSVGRKSYQVVLDMLVRPH
- a CDS encoding acetoin utilization protein AcuC, which gives rise to MIKLVDGAAFIYDDSVLKYDFGRDHPFKIHRVKMAKDLLSRSFQDLHVEPPRDATRSEAELFHEPGYLDLVKRFSAAGTGFLDGGDTPAFKGCYEASLIVVGATLRAVEMVLGGEYAHAVSFAGGLHHAGRGNASGFCIMNDCAVALARLRGLLGRVAYIDLDAHHGDGVMYGFYSDPGVINVDVHQDGRTLFPWTGSHLESGSGEARGTKLNIPLPPGSADDLLLSLFEEFAMPLLEEKKPEFLIVQCGADGLKGDPLASLSFTLHGYLRVIEMLHDFSHRACRGRLVLVGGGGYNPEAAADCWAVEYAAISGKAPVCRPDPSTSLPSVLRKAESIRAEIRANHPSFSA
- a CDS encoding radical SAM protein, giving the protein MSDRENPKWAGIGSKFAHLTAAHPCFGVKAHFTAARIHLPIAPRCNIQCRYCVRKLDKCEQKPGVAACIMDDETAFKRLEAELKSNPNLRVVGIAGPGDPLENEATYRVLERVKESHPDLILCLSTNGLLLEDVAWKLKEAGVSTVTVTINAVDPSVGSKIYEWVRYNGKKLEGTEGAELLIRKQFKGIEELVKRGIVVRINTVLIPGVNDDQIPRIAEEASKRGASLMNIIPLIPQHGFKDYRRPTCEELNEARSAAEKYLPQFRLCRQCRADAAGIPGREKGAGTTSEYFHG
- a CDS encoding class I SAM-dependent methyltransferase yields the protein MERNSEGREIGELYDRIADDFARTRRRAWPSILGLRGGRGMALDLGCGTGRNAAVLASFGYHVVAADLSIGMLRSLRKSFAGRGMEAVRCDALYLPFREGSFDAVALVAVIHHIRGRGNRLKAMAEIRRVTRSGGRVLVTAWSMIQARFLRRCIGIISNPLRGGELGDLVVPWGRKGGRFYHLFTKQELEKTVRGSGLRVIKSYGERIRGRLPENWVVLAEKV
- a CDS encoding phosphoglycolate phosphatase; this translates as MIRAVATDVDGTITDDNSIIEIEAIEAIRKLEGRGIRVILCSGNALCILKALSRYIGCNGPTVAENGGVVEYRGKIKILGERGLGRKAVDHLKAVYGDVIREAWSNPHRYVDAAIMRTIDYSKVVSEVNKFEGIKVIDSGFAYHILDKRVDKGIGLLEALKWAGISREEVAGVGDSSTDAELLRAARVRCVVANGDESIKKEADYVSKSPFGKGFAEITDAILSGKIGIP
- a CDS encoding MBL fold metallo-hydrolase RNA specificity domain-containing protein, yielding MRFLVMPQLRLLGAGREVGRSCIRLDVNNHHFLLDCGIDPAATGPNALPDFSGTDIGNLDALFVSHAHLDHTGAIPALVRSGFKGKVFMTLPTLALVKLLWQDELSIMEREWAREDRLWSSKEMHQVLNKLAVPTTYHEVFKLDSISVNFHNAGHILGSTMTEIMYRGFRLVYSGDLGTSSNHLRYWRTEDLVYPDVLICEGTYGGKNRKSREETSKDFIESVRSTIESGGKILIPTFSVGKAQEILKILKDSWNKIPNVEVYLEGMAIETLRIYEQFLIYMDDKVRRAYLFNNINPFRWEALRTFKSITERKRLYERDCACIVLAPSGMLRGGWSVWHMIKMAPGEKNLIALCGHMEEGTTGHQLMSGVRNFTLRDMISKESKEVDVRCKVAHFDISAHAMHNELCNYISRIKPERLVLVHGDEESLNALAESVKQHTGEIIIPSVGEIVDLEHRPLSSTQEVHVEVPISQSTSIIVPKSFSMRVRHHGRDRFMRAEDIRSLINTK
- a CDS encoding ATPase, T2SS/T4P/T4SS family: MTEVIPDVSSISSGFIADLVSAGKIEKGIVIPGAVLNAIRKSSEKGDLIALEELEKLKNCAESIGVKIQVEKWERLGEDPDESVLRLAMEKGYTIVTSNENLAKTAESVGLSVIKGRTHIAGEPLFLRFFDKDTMSVHLKEGIQPRAKVGKPGRWKLIEIGKEPMSKTELEKIIQDIHERAEAGEGFLEVKREGSHILMVKDSRVIITFPPFSDRLEVTITKKVAELEIEDYHLPEKLLNRFKERAEGILISGAPGMGKTTFAQALAKFYLRENKIIKTIESPRDLSLPKLATEYSKTHSSSEELHDVLLLSRPDYTFFDEMRDTEDFKIFTDLRLAGVGMVGVIHATSPIDSIQRFIGRVELGVIPSVIDTVIFINNGNVERVYDLETSVKIPHGLTESDLTRPVVLVRNFLDGEVEYELYVFGERTFVVPVKRREAKGTPSMRPIISRVLGKYIDMEEVEIETGEGEVRVIVPPERISMVARKTRKKLQKIEEKLGTKIILKPR
- a CDS encoding thioredoxin domain-containing protein — translated: MSAVPIEITDEDFDGFIDGNAIAVVEFWDPWCSICSEMAPVYEELARKYAGKAAFAKLNMRENRKKPDDYEVYVTPTFIFFRNGREVHRLGGLMEPEKLEEDIKERLLGR
- a CDS encoding tRNA uridine(34) 5-carboxymethylaminomethyl modification radical SAM/GNAT enzyme Elp3, with amino-acid sequence MEQANEGSLEGRVARRIIEELKGGKPGKDALAVLKYRICKEEGLTKVLKDHEVARYLRGDEGWLRELLRGKSVRGASGIYTVAVMTKPSKCPKEKPCLYCPGGVDSGTPQSYLGREPALMRGLQTGFDPYIQVRYRIGQYEAIGHIPSKIHLIIMGGTFPAADLEYQEWFITRCFQAMNDYPKEKGWRWQYLERAMEENELAGIRCTGITLETRPDWAGEGQTDRMISLGATLVEIGVQALDDRVLQLVNRGHCVDDVVSATRTLRDSGLKVGYHMMPGLPGRGADGDLEDLERIFEDPDFRPDYLKIYPTLVIEGTGLYELWKGGQYKAMEIEEAAELIERASEHFPEWVRVSRIQRDVPADIIVDGVKASNLRELVEKRLSRDGRRCRCIRCREIGIAEARGRRVCSLDPKIRVATYEAGGGQEEFISVVDARNDLLIGFLRLRIPSERAHRKEVEGAAVVRELHVYGKQIPVGKREEGGFQHQGWGTDLLRRAEEIASDKYDRKRIVVLPGAGVREYYRKRGYSRVSSSPFMVKELG